The Listeria sp. PSOL-1 genome includes a region encoding these proteins:
- a CDS encoding glycoside hydrolase family 73 protein, producing MLQFAKKYLFKISLFGISLTFFSWPSHIQAAEQQQNMTGEQVAFVNEIAPHAIKLQKEYGILASITISQAILESNWGKSELAQKGKNLFGIKGAYRGRSINMSTKECIDSDWVEIKADFRAYPSWYDSIFDHALLFTQGTSWNPNLYNGVINQSDYISAASALGDTGYSSDPKYKEKIIYLIKNFNLTKYDHELESKKINEAAVSGIATFEKNKKVKVYSEPTGIINSKQITELHTNKVKLIKKCQITPENQIWYKIQANDLTGWISEKETGQLSFLENSKEKAVAKTSTDQPHWLIFSLVSIFSIMNMNM from the coding sequence ATGTTACAATTTGCGAAAAAGTATTTATTTAAAATATCACTTTTCGGGATATCATTGACGTTTTTTTCTTGGCCGTCTCATATTCAGGCCGCTGAGCAACAACAAAACATGACTGGGGAACAAGTGGCATTTGTTAATGAAATTGCACCTCATGCAATCAAACTGCAAAAAGAGTATGGCATTTTAGCAAGCATCACAATCTCTCAAGCAATCTTAGAGTCCAATTGGGGGAAAAGCGAACTAGCTCAAAAAGGAAAAAATTTATTTGGAATAAAAGGTGCTTATCGCGGACGTTCGATTAACATGTCGACAAAAGAATGTATTGATTCTGATTGGGTGGAAATCAAAGCAGATTTTAGAGCTTATCCAAGTTGGTATGACTCTATTTTTGATCACGCATTATTGTTTACACAAGGCACAAGTTGGAATCCTAATCTTTATAATGGCGTAATCAATCAAAGTGATTATATTTCAGCTGCAAGTGCTCTAGGGGATACTGGCTATTCTTCTGATCCAAAATATAAGGAAAAAATTATTTACTTAATCAAAAATTTCAATCTAACAAAATATGACCATGAACTGGAAAGTAAAAAAATCAATGAAGCAGCTGTTTCTGGCATAGCAACGTTTGAAAAAAATAAAAAGGTAAAAGTATATAGTGAACCTACTGGAATTATTAATTCTAAGCAGATTACAGAATTACATACAAATAAAGTAAAACTCATCAAAAAATGTCAAATTACCCCAGAAAATCAAATTTGGTATAAAATTCAAGCAAACGATTTAACTGGATGGATTAGTGAAAAAGAGACAGGGCAATTGTCTTTTCTTGAAAATAGTAAAGAAAAAGCCGTTGCCAAAACATCTACAGATCAACCTCACTGGCTTATCTTTAGCTTGGTTAGCATCTTTAGCATCATGAACATGAATATGTAG
- a CDS encoding glucosaminidase domain-containing protein: protein MTAPEPAYKTKQQAFINKLSKHAQEIQQKTNILTSITLAQAILESNWGESELSRTANNLFGVKGKENLPTINLKTKEYTDGKWIEIKANFRKYRDWNESLDEHANLFVNGTSWNKTKYHPVIQATDYKLAAKALQSAGYATDPDYALKLVDIVERYQLSIYDKISDQLLSTKKISEYAKVNKDADATVWSVPYGLVGAQKVEKITFYRRDKLQLVREAKTSNGLWYQFAVDDKVVGWVKSGQITKK, encoded by the coding sequence ATAACCGCTCCAGAACCAGCTTATAAGACAAAACAACAAGCTTTTATCAACAAACTGTCCAAACATGCACAAGAAATACAACAAAAAACGAACATTTTAACAAGTATTACATTGGCTCAAGCAATTTTAGAATCAAATTGGGGTGAAAGTGAACTTTCCAGAACCGCCAATAACTTATTTGGTGTGAAAGGGAAAGAAAATTTGCCAACGATCAATTTAAAAACAAAAGAATATACAGACGGTAAATGGATTGAAATCAAGGCTAATTTTCGCAAATATCGTGATTGGAACGAGTCTTTAGATGAGCATGCTAATTTATTTGTAAACGGTACGTCGTGGAATAAAACCAAATACCATCCTGTTATTCAGGCAACAGATTATAAATTAGCCGCCAAAGCGCTACAAAGTGCTGGTTATGCAACGGATCCTGACTACGCATTAAAATTAGTTGACATCGTTGAGCGCTATCAACTAAGTATTTATGATAAGATTTCTGACCAACTTTTATCAACCAAAAAAATTTCAGAATATGCTAAAGTAAACAAAGATGCCGATGCTACGGTATGGAGTGTTCCCTATGGATTAGTAGGAGCGCAAAAAGTAGAAAAAATAACCTTCTATCGCCGTGATAAATTACAACTTGTTCGCGAGGCAAAAACAAGCAATGGATTGTGGTACCAATTTGCTGTCGATGATAAAGTTGTTGGCTGGGTTAAAAGTGGACAAATCACTAAAAAATAA
- a CDS encoding threonine/serine exporter family protein produces MMLIIIYHFIFSFIASISFGMLCRVPKETVITGGVVGASGWLGFFLLNEAGYGIFITSFCCSLILSILSYIYSYWKKYPSIVFFIPGLVPVVPGITFYEVFKALFMGNSATASARFFDVIASAVALACGITIGNIIFLMAKNLISSRKTKRKLKLK; encoded by the coding sequence ATGATGCTTATTATTATTTATCATTTTATTTTTAGCTTCATTGCTTCGATTTCTTTTGGAATGCTATGTCGTGTTCCAAAAGAGACCGTTATTACTGGAGGAGTGGTTGGAGCTTCTGGTTGGCTTGGCTTCTTTTTACTTAATGAAGCGGGTTATGGCATTTTTATTACGAGCTTTTGTTGTTCCCTTATTTTAAGTATTTTAAGTTATATTTATAGCTACTGGAAAAAATACCCTTCTATCGTCTTTTTCATTCCTGGACTTGTTCCAGTTGTACCAGGAATTACTTTTTATGAGGTCTTTAAGGCTTTATTTATGGGTAATAGCGCTACAGCCTCTGCACGTTTTTTTGATGTCATTGCTTCAGCTGTTGCGTTAGCTTGTGGGATTACAATTGGAAATATTATTTTTTTAATGGCTAAAAATCTCATTTCTTCAAGGAAAACAAAGCGCAAACTTAAATTAAAATAA
- a CDS encoding threonine/serine exporter family protein — MEKTNHAFIIQTALLTGKLLLESGAEISRVEDTMERIIRKSLGNECTKSYYTYVTLSGVFVKTNLEESSFLRIDERGYNLETIVFVNQVSRDYHDDKITFSELARLLGELDSNKKQDQLSKRLLFTALLSGSVVLIFGGKFVDLPSSIIAGVVAYWLFQKLTEKADYPFIFEFISTFLSGLVGFLVFHFVGANINMTMIGTVVPLVPGIGITNSIRDLMSRQYISGIIRLVESLFIAAALGLGVALVFIIFN; from the coding sequence ATGGAGAAAACAAACCATGCGTTTATCATCCAAACAGCACTACTAACAGGAAAATTACTTCTTGAAAGCGGCGCTGAAATTTCACGCGTAGAAGATACAATGGAACGAATTATCCGGAAAAGCTTGGGAAATGAATGTACAAAGAGTTATTATACTTATGTGACGCTCTCCGGTGTATTTGTAAAGACTAACCTTGAAGAAAGTAGTTTTTTAAGAATTGATGAACGTGGCTATAATTTGGAAACGATTGTGTTTGTCAACCAAGTTTCTCGCGATTATCATGATGATAAAATTACTTTCTCTGAACTCGCACGGTTATTAGGAGAACTTGATTCTAACAAAAAGCAGGATCAATTGTCTAAGCGGCTTTTGTTTACTGCTTTATTGAGCGGTTCGGTTGTTCTTATTTTTGGCGGAAAATTTGTTGATTTACCAAGTAGTATCATTGCTGGAGTAGTAGCGTATTGGCTATTTCAAAAATTAACCGAAAAAGCGGACTATCCATTTATTTTCGAGTTTATTTCAACTTTTTTAAGCGGTTTGGTCGGTTTTTTAGTCTTTCATTTTGTTGGAGCAAATATCAATATGACGATGATTGGCACAGTTGTTCCACTTGTTCCAGGAATCGGGATTACAAATTCAATTCGAGATTTGATGAGTAGGCAGTATATTTCAGGGATTATCCGCTTGGTTGAGAGTTTGTTTATTGCAGCAGCACTTGGTTTAGGTGTCGCTTTAGTTTTTATTATCTTTAATTAG
- a CDS encoding glycosyltransferase, whose amino-acid sequence MKLSIIIPAYNVEAFITPCIESILQEKYPHKEIIIINDGSTDQTKGLLDQLKQTYPQIHVIHQENMGLSAARNRGVEEASGDYITFVDSDDVVAVDMYQKMMKNASAENPDIVTIGVARLASDRVYPSVLHERFMKANKEDTTLFLTKELLYDTTAWNKIYRHTFWLEHKLAFPVGKTYEDIAVTMVAYVYARHVNVICDVGYFWRVRPSGNKSITQQKNNLKMVRDRLEAMQIVDAIFKEQNVPVELVKAKEYKYLMIDLFSMIEWLFLAPQKEQAIIRSLVVSYINAYIQPENLKMLPKAKRKMYHALMANRKVQFKLASYFYTLKKAAQKFSK is encoded by the coding sequence ATGAAATTAAGTATCATTATACCAGCGTATAATGTAGAAGCATTCATTACCCCGTGTATTGAATCCATTCTGCAAGAAAAATACCCACATAAGGAAATCATTATTATTAATGATGGCTCGACTGATCAGACTAAGGGGCTTCTTGACCAATTAAAACAAACGTACCCACAAATACATGTGATCCACCAGGAAAATATGGGTCTTTCAGCAGCTAGAAATCGCGGGGTAGAAGAAGCAAGTGGCGATTACATTACATTTGTTGATAGCGACGATGTAGTCGCAGTTGATATGTATCAAAAGATGATGAAAAATGCGTCCGCTGAGAATCCAGATATCGTTACGATCGGAGTGGCGCGTTTAGCTAGCGACCGTGTTTATCCATCTGTCTTGCATGAACGCTTTATGAAGGCGAACAAAGAAGATACAACGCTCTTTTTGACTAAAGAGCTTTTGTACGATACCACTGCTTGGAATAAAATTTATCGGCATACGTTTTGGCTTGAACATAAACTGGCCTTTCCAGTAGGCAAAACCTATGAAGACATCGCCGTGACAATGGTTGCCTATGTTTATGCACGTCATGTGAATGTCATTTGTGATGTCGGTTATTTTTGGCGTGTACGTCCAAGTGGGAATAAATCGATTACGCAGCAAAAAAATAATTTGAAAATGGTACGTGACCGACTAGAAGCAATGCAAATAGTGGATGCAATTTTTAAGGAGCAAAACGTCCCAGTTGAACTAGTCAAAGCGAAAGAATATAAATACTTAATGATTGACTTGTTTTCAATGATTGAATGGTTATTTTTAGCACCGCAAAAAGAGCAAGCGATAATACGATCGCTCGTTGTATCCTATATCAATGCTTACATCCAACCTGAAAATTTAAAAATGCTACCAAAAGCTAAAAGAAAGATGTATCACGCTTTAATGGCTAATCGAAAGGTTCAATTCAAATTAGCAAGTTATTTTTATACTTTAAAAAAAGCAGCCCAAAAATTTAGCAAATAA
- a CDS encoding glycosyltransferase family 2 protein: MNALVSVIVPVFNTAAYLERCLDSIEKQSYPHLEIIVINDGSTDDSVQLIKKHQDPRIKLIEQENKGQASARNHGLDIATGEYVMMVDSDDYISKDLVATCLEQVEKTQADLVIFTSYNVNQNGDKLYIPRHSGYKLMDAGSVPWNKFYHRDLWRELRFPVGYWYEDLGIVPVTVLRAKNPVQIDDALYYYIVDRADSQSNITDNAHLLDVIPMLENMTNELEKLDLYEENKRDIEYLYMEHLIYRTILRKMIFLKPKSDQKKRLKEIRQAMYQAFPNWRKNGYNPGTGLTNQLKKWAVRSYLAGQITLGNLIWKYPFELRRKQTGF; encoded by the coding sequence ATGAATGCTTTAGTAAGTGTTATTGTCCCGGTTTTTAATACAGCAGCATACTTAGAACGCTGTCTTGATTCGATTGAAAAGCAGAGTTATCCACATTTGGAAATTATTGTTATTAATGATGGTTCAACGGATGATTCAGTACAATTAATAAAAAAACATCAAGATCCTAGAATTAAGTTGATTGAGCAAGAGAACAAGGGGCAAGCGAGCGCTAGAAATCATGGGCTTGATATAGCAACTGGCGAATATGTAATGATGGTAGATAGTGACGATTATATTTCTAAAGATCTCGTTGCCACGTGCCTTGAACAAGTAGAAAAAACGCAAGCCGATCTTGTGATATTTACTTCTTATAATGTAAATCAAAATGGAGATAAGTTATATATTCCAAGACATAGTGGTTATAAATTAATGGATGCAGGTAGTGTCCCGTGGAATAAATTTTATCACCGTGACTTATGGCGGGAATTACGTTTTCCAGTTGGTTATTGGTATGAAGACTTAGGTATTGTTCCCGTAACGGTCCTACGTGCAAAAAATCCTGTGCAAATTGACGATGCCCTTTATTATTACATTGTTGATCGCGCTGATTCACAGTCAAATATAACGGATAATGCCCATTTACTTGATGTCATTCCGATGCTTGAAAATATGACAAATGAACTTGAAAAATTAGATTTATATGAAGAAAATAAACGTGACATAGAATACCTTTATATGGAGCATCTCATTTATCGAACCATTTTAAGAAAAATGATCTTTTTAAAACCAAAATCAGACCAAAAGAAACGACTAAAAGAAATCCGTCAAGCCATGTACCAAGCTTTCCCAAATTGGCGTAAAAACGGGTATAATCCTGGTACAGGCTTAACAAATCAACTTAAAAAATGGGCTGTACGCTCTTATTTAGCTGGCCAAATTACGCTTGGAAACTTAATCTGGAAGTATCCATTTGAATTAAGACGCAAGCAAACGGGCTTTTAA
- a CDS encoding DUF169 domain-containing protein codes for MEWQNYSSLNKRINYLLALDREIVGIYFLHHKEDFERFDAPQPKKQATYCRFVQKATAGEPFKIDANNLACKAAAISLGLIDEMDKQTDIERYVHMDVYQNLAVSKQVLDEMVGCQKKNAGIGILPISYWKKDPNIVLVITNPHNAMRMVQGNVYHNGQLTNIKMAGMQGICQETTSFPYESGQMNISLMCSGTRHVARWKDTELSVGFPFSIFIQVVCGLEKTMNSMELIEKKRTIIERLEEGNDFDFYDVRKKENYFRGVYRKDV; via the coding sequence ATGGAATGGCAAAATTATTCATCCTTAAATAAAAGAATCAATTATTTGCTAGCGCTTGACCGGGAAATTGTTGGGATCTATTTTTTACATCATAAGGAAGATTTTGAACGATTCGATGCCCCCCAGCCAAAAAAGCAAGCTACCTATTGCCGATTTGTTCAAAAAGCAACCGCTGGGGAACCTTTTAAAATTGACGCTAATAATCTCGCTTGTAAAGCAGCAGCGATTTCGCTAGGCTTGATTGATGAAATGGATAAACAGACGGATATCGAACGTTATGTTCATATGGATGTTTATCAAAATTTGGCGGTTAGTAAACAAGTATTAGATGAGATGGTTGGTTGCCAAAAAAAGAACGCTGGTATTGGTATATTGCCGATTAGCTATTGGAAAAAAGACCCTAACATCGTTCTTGTGATAACGAATCCGCATAATGCCATGCGCATGGTGCAAGGAAACGTTTACCATAACGGCCAACTTACCAACATTAAAATGGCTGGCATGCAAGGAATTTGTCAAGAAACCACTTCTTTTCCTTATGAAAGTGGTCAAATGAATATTTCACTCATGTGTTCTGGAACACGTCATGTAGCAAGATGGAAAGATACTGAACTATCTGTTGGGTTTCCGTTCTCCATATTTATTCAAGTGGTTTGTGGACTTGAGAAAACCATGAATTCAATGGAACTTATTGAGAAAAAACGAACGATTATTGAGCGATTAGAGGAAGGAAATGACTTTGATTTTTATGATGTCCGAAAAAAAGAAAATTATTTTCGAGGCGTGTATCGAAAGGATGTTTAA
- a CDS encoding TIGR00730 family Rossman fold protein: MMKVCVYCGSNPGNSPIYREQTKLLAKALSDKKCDLVYGGGRLGLMGTIANEMLFYKRSVTGVMPSGLFRSELLHHGLTELVEVSTIPERKSEMMRLSDAFIAMPGGYGTFEEISEVLSYAQLGLHQKPIAFFNVNGFYDGFLKWINACIENGFIPSGQDQLFILESDPKQLVEKLFTYQPPKKVNKWQELDSQKNESGA, translated from the coding sequence ATGATGAAAGTTTGTGTTTATTGTGGTTCTAATCCTGGAAATAGTCCAATTTACCGGGAACAAACAAAGCTTTTAGCTAAGGCTTTAAGTGATAAAAAATGTGATCTCGTTTATGGAGGCGGTAGACTTGGATTAATGGGGACCATTGCGAATGAAATGCTTTTTTATAAACGTAGTGTAACTGGGGTAATGCCAAGTGGTTTATTTCGTTCGGAGCTTTTACACCATGGTCTGACCGAGCTTGTTGAGGTGAGTACCATTCCTGAACGTAAATCGGAAATGATGCGTTTAAGTGATGCCTTTATTGCTATGCCAGGTGGTTATGGGACTTTTGAAGAGATTTCTGAAGTATTAAGTTACGCGCAACTAGGCCTTCATCAAAAACCAATTGCTTTTTTTAATGTCAATGGTTTTTATGATGGCTTTCTAAAATGGATCAACGCTTGCATTGAAAATGGTTTTATTCCTTCTGGCCAAGACCAACTGTTCATTCTAGAAAGCGATCCAAAGCAGCTTGTTGAAAAGCTTTTTACTTATCAGCCACCGAAAAAAGTAAATAAATGGCAAGAGCTTGATTCACAAAAAAATGAGTCTGGAGCATAA
- a CDS encoding diacylglycerol kinase gives MNKQARVIYNPTSGREIIKRNLADVLNILENAGYTASAHATTPEAGDAKREAELAVSEHYDLVVAAGGDGTINEVINGIAGKDYRPKVGIIPTGTTNDFARALHIPRDVIKATKIIASGKSVAMDIGKANDTYFINIGGGGRITELTYDVPSKLKTMLGQLAYYLKGIEMLPSLKATRVKVEYDDGIFEGEAMFFLLGLTNSIGGFEKIAPDAKLDDGKFSLIIVKKVGLPEFIRLVTLALRGDHIKEPNVIYVKSQKVMVTSAEKMLINLDGELGGETPMSFTNLNRHIEFFADISSIPASDLAVIKEDTATV, from the coding sequence ATGAACAAACAAGCACGGGTCATCTATAACCCAACATCTGGTCGAGAAATTATAAAAAGAAATTTAGCAGATGTTTTAAATATTTTAGAAAATGCTGGCTATACTGCCTCCGCTCATGCAACAACACCCGAAGCAGGAGATGCCAAGCGTGAAGCAGAGTTGGCCGTTTCTGAACATTACGATTTAGTCGTTGCTGCTGGTGGGGACGGGACAATCAATGAAGTCATTAACGGCATTGCTGGAAAAGACTATCGACCAAAAGTAGGTATCATTCCAACGGGGACAACGAACGATTTTGCACGTGCATTACATATTCCACGCGATGTAATAAAGGCTACTAAAATCATCGCTAGCGGTAAAAGTGTCGCCATGGATATTGGGAAAGCAAATGATACATATTTTATCAATATCGGTGGTGGTGGGCGGATTACAGAGCTTACTTATGATGTTCCAAGCAAGCTAAAAACGATGCTTGGGCAACTTGCCTACTATTTAAAAGGAATTGAAATGCTCCCTTCATTAAAAGCGACAAGGGTCAAGGTAGAATATGATGATGGAATTTTTGAGGGAGAAGCCATGTTTTTTCTTCTCGGCCTAACGAATTCAATTGGCGGCTTTGAAAAAATAGCCCCTGACGCTAAACTTGATGATGGCAAATTTTCTCTCATCATCGTTAAGAAAGTTGGCTTGCCAGAATTCATTCGCTTAGTCACTCTCGCATTACGCGGTGATCACATTAAGGAACCCAATGTGATCTATGTTAAATCGCAAAAAGTGATGGTGACTTCCGCTGAAAAAATGCTCATCAATCTTGACGGAGAACTTGGTGGAGAAACCCCAATGTCTTTTACAAATTTAAACCGACATATTGAATTTTTTGCAGATATTAGTTCTATTCCAGCTTCGGATTTAGCTGTGATCAAAGAAGATACAGCGACCGTATAG
- the bla gene encoding class A beta-lactamase, translated as MTTIESKFKRLEEKYQATLGIYAIDTKTTKEITYNQEERFAFTSTYKAIISGIILRNYTNEQLNKRIFYTAEDLVTYSPITQDHVSGGMTIREIIHAAITYSDNTAGNLLFNELNGPKEFQNALEKIGDQVTHSDRYETDLNSAVPSDIRDTTTPTAFLKDLSFLMDPSHMNHEALAYFKKTLIENTTGDHLIRAGVPDGYIVGDKTGAGSYGTRNDIAVIFSSKDDMKPFVWIIFSKMVKKEDQYHDQLIADAAKLLSEYYSL; from the coding sequence ATGACAACCATTGAAAGTAAGTTTAAAAGATTAGAGGAAAAGTATCAAGCTACTTTAGGTATTTATGCCATCGATACAAAGACCACAAAAGAAATAACCTATAATCAAGAAGAGCGATTTGCCTTTACCTCTACTTATAAAGCGATCATTAGTGGCATCATCCTCAGAAATTATACCAATGAACAGTTAAATAAGCGTATTTTCTACACAGCAGAAGATTTAGTCACCTATTCACCAATTACTCAAGACCATGTTTCTGGTGGCATGACAATAAGAGAAATTATTCATGCAGCTATAACATATAGTGATAACACAGCAGGGAACCTATTATTTAATGAGTTAAATGGTCCTAAAGAATTTCAAAACGCATTAGAAAAAATAGGCGATCAAGTGACCCATTCAGACAGGTATGAGACAGATTTAAATAGCGCAGTTCCTTCTGATATAAGAGATACAACGACTCCAACAGCCTTTTTAAAAGACCTATCTTTCTTAATGGATCCAAGCCATATGAATCATGAAGCTTTAGCCTATTTCAAAAAAACATTGATTGAGAATACAACAGGTGATCACCTAATACGTGCAGGGGTACCCGATGGCTATATTGTAGGCGATAAAACAGGTGCAGGCTCGTATGGTACAAGGAATGATATCGCTGTCATTTTTAGCTCTAAAGATGATATGAAGCCGTTTGTCTGGATCATATTTTCAAAAATGGTTAAAAAGGAAGATCAATATCATGATCAGCTAATTGCGGATGCAGCTAAGCTACTAAGCGAATATTATTCTTTATAA